A single genomic interval of Chryseobacterium paludis harbors:
- the tssD gene encoding type VI secretion system tube protein TssD, with amino-acid sequence MAANSRGILKFNGGEGQKLLKLNYSVSRSTDVSGRVASDPSNALIKLTIEATEKSDILESLLNGKYKPTTGEVTFNKSHEEGTLITLKWENGYVIQHEVDFDAVDENSMLISFIVSAEKIDYGNGIYEGVWPGGSGK; translated from the coding sequence ATGGCAGCAAATTCAAGAGGAATTTTAAAATTCAACGGAGGCGAAGGTCAAAAACTTTTAAAACTTAACTACAGTGTTTCCAGATCTACAGACGTTTCAGGACGTGTAGCATCAGATCCATCAAACGCACTTATAAAATTAACGATCGAAGCTACAGAGAAATCTGATATCTTAGAAAGTTTATTAAATGGTAAGTATAAGCCAACAACTGGAGAAGTTACATTCAATAAATCTCACGAAGAAGGAACTCTAATTACTTTGAAGTGGGAGAATGGATATGTAATCCAACACGAAGTAGACTTCGATGCTGTTGACGAAAACAGTATGTTGATCAGCTTTATCGTAAGTGCAGAGAAAATCGACTACGGTAATGGTATATACGAAGGAGTATGGCCAGGTGGAAGCGGTAAATAA
- a CDS encoding cysteine hydrolase family protein: MQESNKTALLVMDLQNSILQNLEDPKPLLDKVSKAISHARSNGIPVIYVVVSFRPGAPEISESNKAFSRFGKDMWTPEFVAQWQEIHQDVKPDNDEVIVTKRRFSAFTGSDLEVVLRGQGIQHLVLTGISTSGVVLSTLREAADKDYQLTVIEDCCEDKDPEIHQVLTTKVFRSQAEVISLDRWIK; this comes from the coding sequence ATGCAAGAATCAAACAAAACAGCTTTATTAGTTATGGATTTACAAAATTCCATTTTACAGAATCTTGAAGACCCTAAGCCATTACTTGATAAGGTTTCAAAAGCAATTTCCCATGCGAGATCAAACGGAATTCCTGTTATTTACGTCGTGGTTTCCTTTCGACCGGGGGCTCCTGAGATCAGTGAGTCTAACAAAGCCTTTTCCAGATTTGGAAAGGATATGTGGACACCGGAGTTTGTGGCTCAATGGCAGGAAATCCATCAGGATGTAAAGCCTGATAATGATGAGGTCATCGTAACAAAACGTCGCTTCAGTGCCTTTACAGGAAGTGATTTGGAGGTCGTATTAAGAGGGCAGGGAATTCAGCATCTTGTGCTTACAGGTATAAGTACTTCAGGAGTGGTTCTTTCTACACTCCGGGAAGCAGCAGATAAAGATTATCAGTTAACGGTAATTGAAGATTGTTGTGAGGATAAGGATCCTGAAATTCATCAGGTATTAACCACCAAAGTTTTTCGGTCCCAAGCAGAGGTTATCAGCCTTGATCGTTGGATCAAATAA
- a CDS encoding suppressor of fused domain protein, translating into MGIFDFMKKKAGKKLPPAEQYLNHLDRIFQQEPELYMEKSLIEGIPGVTTIVYRDIPKKGYTTAFTYGLSLVQHPAWKVGRAELCISVSSPRLDWAQAMGYIANKLRGDCPFSYGQLINFEEKISDDSEMDAFFIFAPSTIDKEDYLHIDIGADYKVSIASLYPMYSDEIEVYENIGLEKFWHHPNFDNYKVDRKKIKGE; encoded by the coding sequence ATGGGAATATTTGACTTCATGAAAAAGAAGGCAGGAAAAAAACTTCCGCCGGCAGAACAATATCTGAATCATCTTGACCGTATTTTTCAGCAAGAACCTGAATTGTATATGGAGAAAAGCCTCATAGAAGGTATTCCGGGTGTCACTACTATTGTGTATCGGGACATTCCTAAAAAAGGATATACAACAGCTTTCACTTATGGATTGTCATTGGTTCAGCATCCTGCCTGGAAAGTAGGCAGAGCAGAACTTTGCATTTCTGTCAGTTCACCTCGCTTAGATTGGGCGCAAGCTATGGGATATATTGCGAATAAACTTCGTGGAGACTGTCCTTTTTCTTATGGCCAACTTATCAATTTCGAAGAAAAGATAAGTGACGATTCTGAAATGGACGCATTTTTTATCTTTGCACCAAGTACAATTGATAAAGAAGACTATCTGCACATCGACATCGGAGCAGATTATAAGGTAAGTATCGCAAGTCTTTATCCGATGTACTCAGATGAGATCGAAGTTTATGAAAATATTGGTCTTGAAAAATTCTGGCATCATCCTAATTTTGATAATTATAAAGTGGACAGGAAGAAAATTAAAGGTGAATAA
- a CDS encoding TetR/AcrR family transcriptional regulator produces MSQSLSQEELLKSQILQTAQELYQRHGIKKVTMDDVAKAVGKTRSALYYYFKNRDELFEAVMISLVDEVKSELEKIIYKEKTLESRIQAFCFAKVKGFNKTRNFISTIEANMDKEERSKYSSIIWDIHQRMMRSETVLLKEVISESVEAGDITEPDSKTMDTLIFVLLSSIRGIRRESISENYKDQWEEGAEMLARMIVEKIKG; encoded by the coding sequence ATGAGCCAATCCCTTTCCCAGGAAGAACTATTAAAAAGTCAGATTTTGCAGACTGCACAGGAGCTGTATCAACGTCATGGTATTAAGAAAGTGACAATGGATGATGTGGCGAAAGCGGTGGGAAAGACGAGAAGTGCTCTTTATTATTATTTTAAAAATAGAGATGAGCTTTTCGAAGCGGTAATGATTTCCCTTGTGGATGAGGTGAAAAGTGAACTTGAAAAGATTATCTATAAAGAGAAAACATTAGAATCGCGTATTCAGGCATTCTGCTTTGCGAAGGTAAAAGGTTTCAACAAAACGAGGAATTTTATTTCAACTATTGAAGCAAATATGGATAAGGAAGAACGTTCCAAGTATTCAAGTATTATATGGGATATACATCAGAGAATGATGCGTTCTGAAACGGTATTACTGAAAGAAGTAATCAGTGAATCAGTAGAAGCAGGTGATATTACAGAGCCGGATTCGAAAACTATGGATACATTGATATTTGTATTATTAAGCAGTATTCGTGGTATCCGTCGCGAATCGATAAGCGAAAATTATAAAGATCAATGGGAAGAAGGGGCTGAAATGTTAGCCAGAATGATTGTCGAGAAAATTAAAGGATAA
- a CDS encoding ICP22 family protein, translating into MGNKIITEKDFWMCSSGAMPAQLQGTRKSNKKSSGEVYITVADTATSSWIDFGCTKNMLWAALLTAVAVVVVVALIVGTGGVAAIGLIGMMAIGAAAGVAGGVIAAVDGALKCGQKNATARTWDGSKDNLLLTGTPGITGNRTMTCSIGGVVKFAPEIKSWGHALALGGFNYVTQLAGCALGGAAVGAGGFLVSGLAGGSLAIAAPTFSSVLSNVAGSFTGIWGGSRALFGLNSLANEHAYGNVQDAGDAGAALVNGGVPEIGMGKRIFSGQAHPSDYLLFLYLLNIRAKGPAPIEEPNTGGDKDGNTPSDKDGNNTNKDEGQPKDEDGNQSPEEEGQPKEEGNKTPEDEGANGNKGQGDEGHNNSGENKKGDAYESTPQKPSDKLIADTEAKAKEIVETQSAKERGPCLSGVYDPVTGKTFYGQNFKNNVTGKAAYEKWLSDPPELGGADPLIKQKVAEYEAKIKNGEIELPETADNRLAAHSEIRAYDQALKARREAGLPVDENSIREMDLHNRDLQNNAIKNNGGTPPPKVRCPHCGFLTDGINTHGHN; encoded by the coding sequence ATGGGAAACAAAATTATCACAGAAAAAGATTTCTGGATGTGTTCCAGTGGAGCAATGCCCGCTCAATTACAAGGAACCAGAAAAAGTAATAAAAAAAGTTCAGGCGAAGTCTACATTACTGTAGCAGATACTGCTACAAGCAGCTGGATAGATTTCGGATGTACAAAGAATATGCTTTGGGCAGCTCTTTTAACGGCTGTTGCCGTTGTGGTTGTTGTAGCATTAATTGTAGGTACAGGCGGAGTTGCTGCCATTGGTCTTATCGGAATGATGGCTATTGGTGCCGCAGCAGGAGTCGCTGGAGGTGTTATTGCCGCAGTTGATGGTGCATTGAAATGTGGACAAAAAAATGCTACTGCCAGGACCTGGGATGGAAGTAAAGATAACCTTCTTCTTACAGGTACTCCGGGTATTACAGGAAACAGAACAATGACCTGTTCTATTGGAGGGGTTGTAAAATTTGCTCCGGAGATAAAAAGCTGGGGTCATGCTTTGGCTTTAGGAGGTTTTAACTATGTTACTCAATTAGCAGGCTGTGCACTGGGTGGCGCTGCAGTCGGTGCCGGAGGTTTTCTGGTATCAGGTCTGGCTGGAGGATCATTAGCAATAGCAGCACCAACGTTTTCAAGTGTTTTATCGAATGTTGCCGGAAGTTTCACCGGGATCTGGGGTGGAAGCAGAGCTCTTTTTGGACTTAATTCTTTAGCCAATGAACACGCATATGGAAATGTACAGGATGCCGGAGATGCCGGAGCCGCTTTAGTTAACGGAGGCGTACCGGAAATAGGTATGGGAAAGCGTATATTTTCAGGACAGGCACATCCATCAGATTATCTTCTTTTCTTATATTTGCTTAATATACGGGCAAAAGGACCTGCTCCCATTGAAGAGCCTAATACAGGGGGTGATAAAGATGGAAATACACCTTCTGATAAAGATGGTAACAATACCAATAAAGATGAAGGCCAACCAAAAGATGAAGATGGAAATCAAAGCCCTGAAGAGGAAGGACAGCCAAAAGAAGAAGGAAATAAGACTCCAGAAGATGAGGGTGCAAATGGAAATAAGGGTCAAGGAGATGAAGGACATAATAATTCTGGAGAAAACAAAAAAGGAGATGCTTATGAAAGCACCCCTCAAAAACCAAGTGACAAATTAATAGCAGATACTGAAGCTAAGGCTAAAGAAATTGTAGAAACTCAAAGTGCGAAAGAAAGGGGGCCTTGTTTATCCGGAGTATATGATCCGGTGACTGGAAAAACTTTTTATGGACAAAACTTTAAAAATAATGTTACAGGTAAAGCTGCCTATGAAAAATGGCTAAGTGATCCTCCAGAATTAGGAGGTGCTGATCCACTTATTAAACAGAAAGTCGCAGAATATGAGGCTAAAATTAAAAATGGTGAGATAGAACTTCCTGAAACCGCCGACAACAGATTGGCCGCACATTCAGAAATCAGAGCTTATGATCAGGCGTTAAAAGCTAGACGAGAAGCAGGGCTTCCAGTGGATGAAAATTCAATCAGAGAGATGGATCTTCATAATAGAGATTTACAAAATAATGCGATTAAAAATAATGGCGGAACGCCACCGCCTAAAGTAAGATGCCCACATTGTGGATTCTTAACTGATGGAATAAACACCCATGGACATAATTAA
- a CDS encoding LysE family translocator, with amino-acid sequence MIPIHDLFFFLLAAFILVISPGPNMIYLISRSITQGKKAGLTSLAGVVCGFLFHIVMVSFGLTAVLFAVPYAYIVLKILGTIYLLYLAYQAIKPNGKNIFEVDKNMTADGPKKLFAVGFLTNVLNPKVAVFYLSFFPQFIKPQYGSIFTQSLELGLIQIFTSFTVNFIIVLTAAKAASFFAKNPIWIKVQKWFMASVLTFLAVKMAFSKAK; translated from the coding sequence ATGATTCCTATCCATGATCTTTTCTTCTTTCTCTTAGCCGCGTTTATTTTGGTCATAAGTCCGGGACCTAATATGATTTATCTGATTTCAAGATCCATTACACAAGGAAAAAAAGCGGGATTAACCTCACTTGCAGGTGTTGTCTGCGGTTTTTTATTTCACATTGTCATGGTTTCTTTTGGACTAACTGCAGTGTTGTTTGCTGTACCTTATGCTTATATCGTTTTAAAAATTCTGGGAACAATATATCTTTTATATCTCGCTTACCAGGCTATTAAACCAAACGGTAAAAATATCTTTGAAGTAGATAAAAATATGACAGCAGATGGACCTAAAAAATTATTTGCAGTCGGTTTCTTAACGAATGTTCTCAATCCAAAAGTAGCTGTTTTCTATCTGTCCTTTTTTCCTCAGTTTATAAAACCTCAGTACGGTTCTATCTTTACACAAAGCTTAGAGCTTGGATTAATACAGATTTTCACAAGTTTTACGGTCAATTTCATTATTGTTTTAACGGCAGCAAAGGCAGCTTCATTTTTTGCTAAAAATCCTATCTGGATCAAAGTGCAAAAATGGTTTATGGCGAGTGTGCTTACCTTTCTTGCTGTGAAAATGGCGTTTTCGAAAGCGAAATAG
- the polA gene encoding DNA polymerase I, with the protein MDATQDKRLFLIDAYAMIFRGYYALIRNPRLTSTGVDTSAIFGFTNSLIELIRREKPSHLAVVFDVGKASVRTDDYADYKANRSETPEAIKIAVPYIHKILEAMHIPNLGVEGYEADDVIGTIACKAEKEGYTTFMVTPDKDFAQLVTDKIKIYKPGLKGGDIEILGVEEVKAKYEIEDPKQVIDFLAMMGDAVDNIPGLEGVGEKTAMKFLKEYGSIENLLANTHQLKGKLKEKIEASAERGILSKKLATIICDAPIEFHQEQYDLETPDFEKVKQVFDEIEFRRLYENLYRAFAPTETVVVAEVEVSETSKGTIVKGQVTQLDLFATYEELDQATSTKATIEHNEHLYQFVDNPKAQKILVNNLLKQRVVCFDTETTSLNELEAELVGMSFSYKKGLAYYIPLSEDKGEVLQTLEIFRPFFEKEDLLKVAHNLKFDYKILKQYDITVKGAMFDTMIAHYLLSPDGRHGMDYLSEVYLNYKPVSIETIIGKKGKNQGTFRDADLRTQTDYAAEDADVTFQLYELFAPQLKKENLEDLFFKIEMPLMEVLAKMELEGISLDEKWLAQESIDLENDLRELESKIFEFSGEEFNMNSPKQLGEILFEKMQLDPKAKKTKTGQYATSEDVLQKLSSKHEIIKYILEYRTYQKLKSTYVDALPSQIDKDERVHTNFSQTTAATGRLASVNPNLQNIPIRTLRGQQIRGAFVSGEGKKIISADYSQIELRLIAEISGEDNMIKAFQDGEDIHASTAAKLFKIPLEEVSKTQRSQAKTVNFGIIYGQGAFALAEQTGLSRSEAKQMIEAYFETYPKLKEYMAEQVKNAREIGYVETILGRKRHLKDINSNNFVVRGHAERNAVNAPVQGSAADVVKMAMIKIDQQLDQQKLKTRMLLQVHDELVFESPIDEIEVASKLIKTEMESAIETQVPLLVEVGVGNNWLEAH; encoded by the coding sequence ATGGACGCAACTCAAGATAAAAGGTTATTTCTCATCGATGCTTATGCGATGATTTTCAGAGGATATTACGCATTAATTAGAAATCCAAGGCTAACGAGTACGGGAGTAGATACTTCTGCTATTTTTGGTTTTACCAATTCTTTGATCGAATTGATCAGAAGAGAAAAACCATCCCATTTAGCCGTTGTGTTTGATGTTGGAAAAGCAAGTGTAAGAACTGATGATTATGCCGACTATAAAGCCAATCGAAGTGAAACTCCGGAAGCTATTAAAATTGCTGTTCCATATATCCATAAGATTTTAGAAGCGATGCATATTCCTAATTTAGGAGTAGAAGGTTACGAAGCTGATGATGTGATCGGGACTATTGCTTGTAAAGCGGAAAAAGAAGGATATACTACTTTCATGGTAACTCCTGATAAAGACTTTGCCCAACTGGTTACAGATAAAATTAAAATCTATAAACCGGGTTTAAAAGGTGGAGATATTGAAATTCTGGGTGTAGAGGAAGTGAAAGCCAAATATGAAATTGAAGATCCAAAACAAGTCATTGATTTTCTTGCGATGATGGGTGATGCTGTGGATAATATTCCGGGATTGGAAGGGGTAGGAGAAAAAACAGCTATGAAATTCCTTAAAGAATATGGAAGCATTGAAAACCTTCTGGCTAATACTCATCAGTTAAAAGGAAAATTAAAAGAGAAAATAGAAGCTTCGGCAGAAAGAGGAATTTTATCTAAAAAATTAGCGACCATTATTTGTGATGCTCCAATCGAATTCCATCAGGAACAATACGACCTTGAAACTCCGGATTTTGAAAAAGTAAAACAAGTTTTTGATGAAATAGAATTCAGAAGATTGTATGAAAATCTGTATCGTGCTTTTGCTCCTACAGAAACTGTAGTAGTCGCAGAGGTTGAGGTATCTGAAACATCAAAAGGAACTATTGTTAAAGGTCAGGTTACCCAGCTTGATCTGTTTGCTACTTATGAAGAGCTCGATCAGGCAACTTCTACAAAAGCAACTATAGAACATAATGAGCACTTATATCAATTCGTCGATAATCCAAAAGCTCAAAAAATTCTTGTTAATAATTTATTGAAACAAAGAGTGGTTTGTTTCGATACAGAAACAACTTCTTTAAACGAGTTGGAAGCTGAATTGGTAGGAATGAGCTTCTCCTATAAAAAAGGATTGGCCTATTATATTCCTTTGTCAGAAGATAAAGGTGAGGTGCTACAGACATTGGAGATTTTCAGACCGTTTTTTGAGAAAGAAGATTTACTGAAAGTAGCCCATAATCTGAAATTCGATTATAAAATTTTAAAACAATATGACATCACTGTAAAAGGAGCAATGTTCGATACGATGATTGCCCATTATCTTCTGAGTCCGGATGGGAGACATGGAATGGATTATCTTTCAGAGGTGTACTTAAATTATAAGCCAGTTTCTATTGAAACCATTATCGGAAAGAAAGGGAAAAATCAGGGAACTTTCAGGGATGCTGATTTAAGGACACAAACGGATTATGCTGCGGAAGATGCAGATGTTACTTTCCAGTTGTATGAACTTTTTGCTCCCCAATTGAAGAAAGAGAATCTGGAAGATCTGTTCTTTAAAATAGAAATGCCTTTGATGGAAGTTTTAGCTAAAATGGAACTTGAAGGAATTTCTCTCGATGAAAAGTGGCTGGCTCAGGAAAGTATTGATTTAGAAAATGATCTAAGAGAATTAGAGTCTAAGATTTTTGAATTTTCTGGTGAAGAATTCAATATGAACTCGCCAAAACAATTGGGTGAAATTTTATTTGAAAAAATGCAGCTCGATCCAAAAGCTAAGAAAACTAAAACCGGACAGTATGCAACTTCTGAAGATGTTTTACAAAAGTTGTCTTCAAAGCATGAAATTATAAAATATATCCTTGAATACAGAACTTATCAGAAACTGAAATCAACGTATGTAGATGCGTTGCCATCTCAGATTGATAAGGATGAGCGTGTACATACCAATTTCTCTCAGACAACTGCGGCAACAGGTCGTTTGGCAAGTGTGAATCCGAATTTGCAGAATATTCCGATCAGAACCCTGAGAGGACAACAAATTCGTGGAGCATTTGTTTCAGGAGAAGGAAAGAAAATTATCTCTGCCGATTATTCACAGATTGAACTTCGTTTAATCGCTGAAATTTCCGGGGAAGATAATATGATCAAAGCATTCCAGGATGGTGAAGATATTCACGCTTCTACAGCGGCAAAATTGTTTAAAATTCCTTTAGAGGAAGTTTCAAAAACACAAAGAAGTCAGGCTAAAACGGTAAACTTTGGAATCATCTATGGTCAGGGTGCTTTTGCATTGGCTGAACAAACTGGCTTATCAAGATCAGAAGCTAAGCAGATGATCGAGGCCTATTTTGAGACCTATCCAAAGTTGAAAGAATATATGGCCGAGCAGGTGAAAAACGCACGTGAGATAGGTTATGTGGAAACTATTTTAGGCAGAAAACGCCACCTAAAAGATATCAACTCTAACAATTTCGTTGTACGAGGCCACGCAGAAAGAAATGCTGTTAATGCTCCAGTACAAGGAAGTGCAGCTGATGTAGTAAAGATGGCAATGATCAAAATTGATCAGCAACTGGACCAACAAAAACTTAAGACCAGAATGTTACTTCAGGTACATGACGAATTGGTATTTGAATCTCCAATTGACGAGATTGAAGTTGCTTCAAAACTAATCAAAACAGAAATGGAAAGTGCCATTGAAACACAGGTTCCTTTATTGGTTGAAGTTGGAGTAGGGAACAACTGGCTGGAAGCACATTAA
- a CDS encoding MFS transporter: MSISSVSTFRAFKSENFKYYFAGRSISQFGTWMQRTAIVWLIYSLTHSSFMLGVTVFAEQFPSFLFSFAGGVAADRFNRSTIIRWTQIAAVLQTSLLAFLFLTNHIVVWQILALSVVLGIINAFDVPARQTMISQVVREDGDVPSALSLSSATASVSKVLGPAVAGFVLEHWNVGFCFVMNAISFIVVIVCFSMMKLPAYEKKTTNKKVMSEFKEGIVYLKNESRIGLVILMLSLMGLLVLPYDTLIPEVAKITFQGSASTFGYISGFIGLGAVSGTILLASLKRNDKLRFYLVLSTVVLGLGLIFFSQTTDFYWAMLFVVLTGFGSVMQLTSCNIIVQSEAAPHMKGRAISILLTAIFGMLPLGSLLTGYASEHIGSSNTLLIQGILAILIAICFYRLFAVPKKDQLSSLQTEEFTNKTI; encoded by the coding sequence ATGAGTATTAGTAGCGTAAGCACATTCAGAGCTTTTAAAAGTGAAAATTTTAAATATTATTTTGCAGGCCGTTCTATATCACAGTTTGGAACATGGATGCAGCGGACGGCAATAGTATGGTTGATCTATTCACTTACCCACTCTTCTTTTATGCTGGGTGTTACGGTGTTTGCCGAACAGTTTCCTTCGTTCCTTTTTTCATTTGCCGGTGGGGTGGCAGCAGACCGTTTCAACCGAAGTACGATCATACGATGGACGCAAATTGCTGCGGTGCTGCAGACTTCATTATTGGCATTTTTATTTCTGACCAATCATATCGTTGTTTGGCAAATCCTGGCTTTAAGTGTTGTATTGGGGATTATCAATGCCTTTGATGTTCCGGCAAGACAGACCATGATCAGTCAGGTGGTTAGGGAGGACGGTGATGTTCCAAGTGCACTATCTCTCAGTTCTGCGACAGCAAGCGTAAGTAAAGTATTAGGACCCGCAGTGGCTGGTTTTGTATTGGAACACTGGAATGTTGGTTTCTGTTTTGTGATGAATGCTATAAGTTTTATTGTAGTAATCGTTTGCTTTTCCATGATGAAGCTTCCTGCTTATGAGAAGAAAACAACCAACAAAAAAGTAATGTCAGAATTTAAAGAAGGTATTGTTTACCTTAAAAATGAGTCAAGAATCGGTTTGGTCATCCTTATGCTTTCTTTGATGGGATTATTGGTTTTGCCTTATGATACCTTAATTCCGGAAGTTGCCAAAATAACTTTTCAAGGGAGTGCTTCCACTTTCGGCTATATCTCTGGATTTATAGGATTGGGAGCCGTCTCAGGAACCATATTACTGGCTTCCTTAAAAAGAAATGATAAGCTCCGGTTTTATCTCGTTCTCAGTACTGTTGTGCTAGGACTTGGTCTCATCTTTTTTTCTCAAACTACCGATTTTTACTGGGCGATGTTATTTGTTGTTCTAACAGGATTCGGAAGTGTCATGCAATTGACCAGCTGTAACATTATCGTTCAATCCGAAGCTGCGCCTCATATGAAAGGAAGGGCAATCAGTATTTTACTCACTGCTATTTTTGGAATGCTACCTTTAGGCAGCTTACTTACAGGATATGCATCTGAACATATTGGAAGCAGTAATACGCTATTGATTCAGGGGATTTTGGCTATTCTCATCGCTATATGTTTTTACAGACTATTTGCTGTTCCTAAAAAGGATCAATTATCTTCCTTACAGACGGAAGAATTCACTAATAAAACAATTTAA
- a CDS encoding type VI secretion system Vgr family protein, whose product MPAPKNIKSPIEQLGDTTKTQAIQKASEKIQEKTSGKTQKVTQKLAQAQAYSGMFQNGSNLFMNQVLQPNTPSIVEDKVWSKQPTSKIHNANAIPENQLMGINRVVKLEIIIEGKIVKHFKHFKLRQSAIKHHEFDLMLAHDTLGSAENHNLEEAQNFLGKRITVVFKYKDVEDGPERSFVGVITEVGFSQEKGSLGNIVLTGSSPTVLLDAAPHIQSFGGAQEISLNSIADQVIREGLGQNKFDFRVDSQHGNVSYSSQYEETHYNYLARMAEAYGEQFYYDGEVLHFGKLPPQEKPIKLTYGSSVNDVKIRMKAQHVNPTFYGYNSSKNEKLTTGNSKINHSSDIAKRAYEISEKTFTTPSLRVAPIKASSFMDIDASQKGTAGSKASDVFITSGNTTVPFLYPGCIADIEMRKTDSNQTSYFTKLMITEVNHEVDARGYYTGTFDAIASDTGFIPRPEFVAPKAEAQFAKVISNTDPLNQGRVQVQFDWQNGSTTTEFIRVMTPDAGGSDKVSKNRGFMAIPEVGDQVIVNFVHQHPDRPFVMGGMFHGGVGGGGGAGNNIKSLSSRSGNKLELDDGAGSVFLTDQGGANMKFDGAGNATTNANNDKTVKVGNNNTVNTGSKNTINVGSKDGGGSNSMFSMDKAGNISLECDTNVTIKTGASSITLKSDGTIILSGKIIGIGGEGIGLSASKGIDVSSPANHIGGGQTKIDGGDAFIN is encoded by the coding sequence ATGCCAGCTCCAAAAAATATAAAGAGCCCAATTGAACAATTAGGAGATACAACCAAAACACAAGCGATACAAAAAGCTAGTGAAAAAATACAAGAAAAAACAAGCGGTAAGACTCAAAAAGTAACTCAAAAGCTGGCTCAGGCACAAGCTTATTCCGGTATGTTTCAGAATGGTTCCAACCTTTTTATGAACCAGGTTTTACAACCTAATACTCCTTCAATTGTAGAAGATAAAGTATGGTCGAAACAACCTACCTCTAAAATTCATAATGCTAATGCGATCCCTGAAAATCAGTTAATGGGTATTAATCGGGTTGTAAAACTTGAAATTATAATCGAGGGAAAAATCGTTAAGCATTTCAAACATTTTAAATTACGACAAAGTGCAATAAAGCATCATGAATTTGACCTGATGCTTGCTCACGATACTCTAGGTAGTGCTGAAAACCATAATCTGGAAGAAGCACAGAATTTCTTAGGAAAACGAATCACAGTAGTATTCAAATACAAAGATGTTGAGGACGGTCCTGAGAGAAGTTTTGTTGGAGTTATCACTGAAGTCGGTTTTAGTCAGGAGAAAGGAAGTCTCGGAAATATTGTGCTTACAGGATCCAGTCCTACTGTTCTTTTAGATGCAGCTCCACATATTCAAAGTTTTGGAGGAGCTCAGGAAATAAGTTTGAATAGTATTGCCGATCAGGTAATCAGAGAAGGTCTGGGACAAAATAAATTTGATTTCAGAGTCGATTCACAACACGGAAATGTCTCTTATAGCTCCCAATATGAAGAAACCCACTATAATTACCTTGCAAGAATGGCTGAGGCATATGGAGAGCAATTCTATTATGATGGAGAAGTGTTGCATTTCGGAAAACTTCCACCACAGGAAAAACCTATTAAACTCACTTACGGAAGTAGTGTAAACGACGTAAAGATCAGGATGAAAGCCCAGCACGTTAATCCTACTTTTTATGGCTATAACAGCAGTAAAAACGAAAAATTAACAACAGGCAATTCAAAAATAAATCACAGTTCAGATATTGCTAAAAGAGCATATGAAATTTCCGAGAAAACTTTTACGACACCATCACTTCGAGTAGCACCTATTAAAGCTTCTTCGTTTATGGATATTGATGCTTCCCAAAAAGGAACTGCGGGAAGTAAAGCTTCCGATGTTTTCATCACCTCTGGGAATACCACAGTTCCGTTTCTGTATCCTGGATGTATTGCAGATATAGAAATGCGTAAAACAGATAGTAATCAGACCTCTTATTTTACGAAATTAATGATCACGGAGGTGAATCATGAAGTTGATGCCAGAGGATATTATACCGGTACTTTTGATGCTATTGCTTCGGATACGGGATTTATTCCGCGTCCGGAATTCGTGGCTCCGAAAGCGGAAGCTCAATTTGCAAAAGTAATTTCAAATACAGATCCCCTGAACCAAGGCCGGGTACAGGTACAATTCGACTGGCAAAACGGATCTACGACTACAGAATTTATCAGAGTGATGACTCCGGATGCAGGTGGCAGTGATAAAGTAAGTAAAAACCGGGGATTTATGGCTATTCCGGAAGTAGGAGATCAGGTAATCGTTAACTTCGTTCATCAGCATCCCGACCGTCCTTTTGTAATGGGCGGAATGTTCCATGGTGGTGTTGGAGGTGGTGGCGGAGCCGGAAATAATATCAAAAGCTTAAGTAGTAGAAGTGGGAATAAACTGGAATTGGATGATGGTGCAGGTTCTGTCTTTTTAACGGACCAAGGAGGAGCTAATATGAAGTTTGATGGAGCTGGAAATGCAACAACAAATGCCAATAATGATAAAACAGTTAAAGTAGGAAATAATAATACAGTAAATACAGGCAGTAAAAATACCATCAACGTTGGAAGTAAAGACGGCGGCGGTTCAAATTCTATGTTTTCTATGGATAAAGCCGGAAACATTTCTCTGGAATGCGATACGAATGTTACCATTAAAACAGGAGCGAGTTCAATTACATTAAAATCTGATGGAACCATTATTCTCAGTGGAAAAATAATTGGAATTGGTGGTGAAGGAATAGGTCTTTCAGCTTCAAAAGGAATTGATGTGTCTTCTCCTGCCAATCATATTGGAGGCGGTCAGACAAAAATAGATGGTGGAGATGCCTTTATTAATTAA